In a genomic window of Piliocolobus tephrosceles isolate RC106 chromosome 1, ASM277652v3, whole genome shotgun sequence:
- the TMEM61 gene encoding transmembrane protein 61 has translation MALPQMCDGSHVASTLRYCMTVSGTVVLVAGTLCFAWWSEGDASTQPGQLAPPTEHPVREGPSPLLRSVSFLCCGAGGLLLLIGLLWSFKASTRGPPPWDLYHFSRDLYYLTVESSEKESCRTPKVVDIPTYEEAVSFPVAEGPPTPPAYPMEEVLEPSAPKDALLSTQPHWPPPSYESISLALDAVSAETTLNATCSCSGLVQTARGGS, from the exons ATGGCCCTGCCCCAG ATGTGTGACGGGAGCCACGTGGCCTCCACCCTCCGCTATTGCATGACGGTCAGCGGCACAGTGGTTCTGGTAGCTGGGACGCTCTGCTTTGCTTGGTGGAGCGAAGGGGATGCAAGTACCCAGCCCGGCCAGCTGGCCCCACCCACGGAGCATCCCGTGCGCGAGGGCCCCAGCCCCCTGCTCAGGTCCGTCAGCTTCCTCTGCTGCGGCGCAGGTGGCCTGCTGCTGCTCATTGGCCTGCTGTGGTCCTTCAAGGCCAGCACCCGGGGGCCACCCCCATGGGACCTCTATCACTTCTCCAGAGACCTGTACTACCTCACTGTGGAGTCCTCAGAGAAGGAGAGCTGCAG GACCCCCAAAGTGGTTGACATCCCCACTTATGAGGAAGCCGTGAGCTTCCCAGTGGCCGAGGGGCCCCCAACACCACCTGCATACCCTATGGAGGAAGTCCTAGAGCCAAGTGCACCAAAGGATGCCCTGCTCAGCACCCAGCCCCACTGGCCTCCACCCAGCTATGAGAGCATCAGCCTTGCTCTTGATGCGGTTTCTGCAGAGACGACACTGAACGCCACATGCTCCTGCTCAGGCCTGGTTCAGACTGCACGGGGAGGAAGCTAA